The genomic window TCCTCTTCTCATTCTACACAAATCTCATAAGATTTAGAATAGTAAACAAATTCAGAAGAGCCTTTATGACTTTAAATTTTATATATCTAAAAATGGGTTAATGTTTTCTTGCTATTTATTAAAGTCATTAAGCCTCAGCCACACACAAGATGCCTCATATCTATAAAAGGGAGTGAGGCAAGGCTAGGCTGTATGGGAATCACCCATACTGCACAAAATTACAGTGAACTAGACTTTGGTGGTTTACAGCGTACTGACAACAGCGCATCTGATGACCAgcaaacacagataaacattaGACAAGACGATCAGTTTTGTCTCtgtgatgtaaaatataacaaaacagaacaagagTAACAAAGATCCTGATACAAAATACCCACACAAACAACTTCACAGAAGTTAGCaatgcataaaataaaacagaacaaaacttaaaaaaaaaaaaaaaaaaaaagttaaaagaagaTAGAGCATGAAGAAACACAAGAAGTGGTGTCCCTCACTTTTGTAGGCTTCAGCTTGAAACATCATGCAtgttctctgatttttttttttagattgtaCGTAAATGTGACTGGACTGGAAAGCACAGGAAAATGCCGTGGGCTTACAAAAATTTGATTTCAAGTGTTCAGTTTCTGAGATCACGTTTAGGTGTAAGCTAACACCAGGAGTCTGTCAGTGAGCATGGATAAAAGTCATTGTAAAGCCCAATGTTTAGTTTTACACAACACCAAGGAGAGAGAAGGCCAttgtgttgcatgtgtgtgtgtatatctacTACATGGCTGACAGTTTGTGCACAAGTGTgctatgtgtgtgagagagaaagagagcagtaAGACTGTTTCTGATTTATAGTCAGCAGGATTAAATGCAAGAAACGCTACAGATAGACAAAGATTAATTGTGAGTTAATGTAGCTTCTATAAAAATCTACCAAAATGAGCTTCATCTGCCACTGACAAAACAATTTctgtttcaaaatgaattgcTTTATGCATTATAAGTCAACCAATAAGAGACTATGTTAAAGGCAGTGTAGTATGAAttacataatttacattttaaaaaaaggggtACACACATCTGTACTTTGTTGCCATCCCTAATGACCTCCAGTGATCAATGCTCATTTACAAATCCAGTTTATGACTGTGTCATTGTGTTCTGCGGTCACATGACAGTCCAGGGAATTTGGAGGTCGACATTTACAAGATCATATGACTTGTAAAAGACAGAGGCTTGTTTGAGTATCAGCAAAGGGAAGACCTCTGTTTTCTGCAGTTTTTATCTTCTCTGAGGGCTGGATACTCTCAGTATTGAAGCGTCTATCTTGATTTATGAGGAAATACttacaaaaatgtgtaatgCAGCATTACAATAAAGCCTATAAACTAAACAAGTGTCATTTAGCTGGATGAAGCCCTTGCCATGTAAGGCTACttagagaaacagaaaaaatgccTTAACATGTACAGAGATAGCAAGAAATGGAAGATATTTGTCAGATATCCACAAGCTAGCAAAAAGTTTCAAGAGTTGATTAATAATgccactgttttattttctgaacCGTATAGATAACTATGTGGAGCCTAACCAGCGCCTGCCATGGAGGgaacacactttttttccaaGGCACAAGCTACAGAGCAATCACACACAGTAAGTTATATTCAtaacactgtacagtatgtgtggagCAGACATACATGACTTGATGATTTACTGCTGCAAATGACTTGTATTTACTTTCCCAGGTTCCCAATCTCAATACTGTGAGAAAAGATCAGTTCCTGCTGTTAATCCACACTACATATGGGAAAAAATGAAGATCAAGTAAAGGACAAGATTAAGACAGTATCAAAGTAAACTAAAAAAGCGTCATGACTAAAGAAAATTCATGCATTGTATTGACACCTACAGGCTTTTGCTGTCTGACAGATCATGTAGGATGACGTGTAACAAGGCCAATCAAACATATGTCTGTCTTTGCCTGCCGtgttaaacaacaacaaactacaTGATGTGTAAAACTCATGAGTACAATGTCATGTAAAGTGACCAATTATGTGGTGAAGATGCTGTGAGGTGTCCAGCCTTTCTCCTAAATGTGACCAGGGTAGAATTTCAAACCTGACTCCAGTTAAGCATCTAACTGGTCAGGTGCTATATAGGCATTAACACCAATATCACTAAATTCTCTGCGGAGCTGTACACATTGGTGAAAATCACTACTTAGGAGGCAATACAATGTGTTTTATCTTGCCCCTTGTGACAGAATGTTGACCCCTCCCTGTTACATTTTATTCAGGCATATGATTGACATATATGAAGGCTGGAATTAAATAGTTTTCCCTTTAACCAGGATCTGTTGTGGGCAAGCAACTCAGCTGTATCTTAGTGCTGATCAGAGTTGGACTGTGTCCCCTTAGCTCCCATTGAGCAGCATCTCTGTCCCAGGCGTTTCAGGACAAACCCGGGTAGAAGAGTCCCCAAGTCGGGGAGGTCCAGTCCGTAGCACAAGCTTGCCGACGCCCAGTCCTCCTGAGACCAACCCTCCAGGAGACAGAGACTTCCTAGAcagcagaaagagaggaaggaaggaaggatgatGATTCTGTACACTGGCAGTTCGTCATACTGAAAACCCACTCATGTTACTGTGAAGTCAAAATTCACCTGAAGGCCATCTTTTTGAGCAGGTGAGTATCCATCTTTTCTGTCGAGGGACCTTCTGCTTGGGGGTGCTCCTCCACAGGGGAtgagaggagtggagaggaacAGGGTGGTGGGAGGAGGTGGGAAGCATCCTGAGACTGTGGGGTAGCCAAGTCTAAAGAGTCCTGAGAGGcaaagatgataaaaaagacGTTTAGTTGTACATCAATGTTTCAGATGTCGGAGTGGGATAAATTAAATTCCAAACTTCAAAACATCCCTTCAGAAAACCTCAAGCAACATCACAGACACTACGTCCAAATGTCAGGTCTGATCTATATAATCATACCAACCTGAGACTTGATCTCCTGGTGGTCTGAATCCTCCAAGTCCAGAGCGCACAGTTCAAGCTCAATGTCTCGGTCCGGGTCTGGTTCACTCTCGACCTGGTTGCATACTCGTTCCCGATCGTGGTTGTAGGCAGTCTGATGGGTTTGCAGATCAGACACGATTTTCTCTCCACTGCTTAATGAAGTTCGGCGGCCGTGCAGCTCTGATGCACAAAGCTGTTCACTaaatccacaaacacacatagagatacagaaaaaatataaacagcAAATCCACCAGTAAGTGAAAGGGCAAACTGTTAatttatgtatatgtgtatatatcatTGGTATCAGTATAAAGATGATGAAggtaaaataaaatctaataaataCTACATAAAAATAGTGATCAAAATAGCatactatttatatatatattatatactggaaaatatgtttaaacCACATTAGAGATACCAGTGCAGAGGGCTTTCCTGACTCCTTTTCTTAGCCGCCAAGTGGGTTTTTACTAACCAGCTAGCAGCTCTATTTTTAGTCTGACCACAGAGAGGAAATGACTGCAGCACAATGAAATGGGAGAAAgggatgagagaggaagagtgtgtTACAATCAGgaattaaaggggacctattatgctcatttccagctctatatttttattctgggacttcaatagagtagctttgcatgattcacagttcaaaaaactccttatttatcttaaactggTCCTTTATGGAGCCCCTCAttagcctctgtctcttaacaggcagttttagctcctgtctctttaaggcccccctcccgatgagcccactctgttctgattggccaacttgccggaagcctgctgaggggcagtcgtatcagagttgtgtcaAGTCTTGTTACATTTCCTGCtctactgcttcatattaaaagctttcaaatgtttaaataatggGAGATTTTTATAGTGAAGAATttagaggaaatgaaacatgttcctcacagAATTAAAAACCAGTCGACACAACCACGTAttgagatatttggagctcttcaTTCaacagatcagttagaaataatgcagggaggaatggtacaagcagaaacagccacagtgatgatgatgtttgatgaagagctacagatgaccagcacacctccaacaggaaAACTACTTATGTTACTTTGccgtgctgtgtaatggaaaaacactcacagtgtgcCAACTTGACTCAAGTCATGGCTCagtgtgactacccccaaaacaatggaaaaatgccataatgttagcagagcagagcagtgaacttttgcactgtgcgtggagcagatgaccatataaagaaatctgtcacaagccaacgtcagctcgggctgaaagtagaaaaaaccatTGGAAACCGAGCAGgcattacttctacatacgtttacctcattaatTGACACTTttgccatgtttaatatgaacatctgacattgtaacattatatatatgactgaaaataaggaaaagcataatacgtcccctttaactACCACGCCCAGGAGGGGGTGAAGCAGTTAGAAATCTAACTAATAGTGTGAAATCATGTTCACAATCttttttatatcttgttttgtgAAGTTTAGATTTGAATCTTGAAATATTGGGAGGCAGTAAGGTGGCTCAGTGCTGTTGGTACACAGCAATTCCCAGGCCTTTCTATGTAAAGTTTGCATGTTTCCCAATAGTTCAGCAACAGGTAAGACCTATAGAAAAAAATTAACTGctaaaaaaaggggggggggggggggggggggagtagagtgtgtgaatgttttgtacCTTTCTAGGAAACTGGAGTGGCTGGAAGAGTCTGATCCTCTGGAGCTCCACCTGTAGTCGCTGTGATCCAAGTGTGGGTTGTAATCTGTGAGTTAATGGAGACATATCAAAAGCaacattcaataaaaaacaatactaatataataatataatataaatataccACTTTTTATGCATTTGTATATAAACACAGTTCATTGCCTCACAGATAAAGGacagtaaatattaaaaacagctgcatcaCATTAGCAGGATGAAATATACAACTTTAATTTAAACACTTGtagacaaacaagaaaaacctgatcaaataaaaaaaatatatcgaaataacaaaacacaacagaacatCATCATGATGAAAGATAAATCATAAAAGGCAAAGACAACATGCCAAAGGCAAACACTGAAAGCTAAACTATAACAATTGGTTTTTAGAAGTGACTTAAAAGATGATACTGACTTGATCTCCTTAGGCAGGTCATTCCAAAGTCTCAtcatataaaaaggaaaaaacaaacttattttACAACCTATTTTCTGccacttctttctctcctcttcttctctctctctctctccctgtgccAACCTTGTTTCAtcctgcatttctttttttctactttcttcTGTCACCTCTCTCACCACTCGTTTATCCTTCCTCACCTTTAAAGTTGATGGGTGTGGTGCTGGCGCTGCCCTGGCAGGCTGTGGCTTGGACAGGGTCGGTGGTGTGGTAGCCCGTACGAGACGCCCTGGATATGGCGCCCCACTTGGAGATAATGGGCCCCTCACTAAAGGGAATGATCGGATCCTCGTCTTTCAATCGCCGGTAGTGATCCAATGAATGCACCCATCGCTTTCCCGCACCACCACTGCTAAcgccaccacctccacctccgtTATTGTTCaactcctgcatgaaaaaaaaacatggacacCGTCTGTGAGCGTGGATCTGTGCATGCACAGGTCAATAAGCATGCTCCTGCTTGTGGGTGTGTGAAGAGTCTCACCGAGTGCTCTGAGCAGGAGTGAGGTGCGGTGTGTGTGAGCGTTTCCGGCTCAAAGGGGCTGAGGCAGGGGCCGATGGTACCACAAGACCATGGAGAATAGTGTGCTAAACTTTCCTCGCCTCTGTACCTGCACCCCACACACTGGCCTCCACCGCTCTCCACgtgctgaaagagagagagagattaaataTGATGGTGAGACACCTTTGCACGTTTGACTTTTTCATGTTGCCAAAAGGTCACAAGGATTACATGGGCTTGTGAATTTTTCTTGACTTTGGGGTCACCTTAGAACAAAACCTACAATAGTCATGAGGGCAAACGACACAAAGCTCTCCCTTCAGCCACAAATCACCTTCTGCCAAGCATTTTCTTTTAAGAGACAGGAAGAAGGCTGTAGCAGTCCGGAAAAGCACAATGTTTGTGGCACAATAGGAGTATTTTACATTACACTTGTTTTAAAGTCCTTACATTGGTTGCCTGTCAGTTTctgtattgatttaaaaattcTCTTATCATATTTTTAAACCCCTTCATTGTATTTCACCAGCCTACTTTTCTGACATGCTTGCAATGTATGAACCAACAATATTTTATggccattatttattttatttaatcatttatttaattgtattcatgttttaaatgcTTTATTCCCTCTTATCTATTTTATGTCGTtggcttttatctgttttatctagttcttattttatcttattttatctttacatctattttattgattttattacatttttatcttcatAAATACCACAATGACTGCTAGGGTGGTACACTGGCTCAGTGGCTGCCTCACAGGAAGAAAGTTTGACTTCTCCAGCTGGCTGGaatttgcatgttctccctgcGTTTGCGTGGGTTTTCATCCCACAGTCTAAAGAGGTGAATTGGACACTCTACGTTTCCGGTAGGTGtgaatgaatgtatgtgtgtatggttGTCTGTATGTGTTAGTCCTGTAATAGACTTGTTGCCTGTCCAGGGTGGATCTTGCCTCTAACCAAATGTGAGCTGGGATCAGTTTCAGCTCTTGTGACCCTGTGTGAAATAAGTGGGTATACAGTAGATACTGGATCTTAAGTGAATTGAGATATACATGTATATAGTGCATGCTTTGGGAGGCTTCATACACCTAATATGGCAGCCTCAGTTGCTCAGTAATTTGAATTTATTCTCTCAATACCAGAACCGATATGCTACCACTTTGCTATCATCCCTGTGGCAAGCTCTGGatatcattaaataaaaatagccAGTCTTTTCACCAATGGCCTTGCTTGCTTATGCTTGTTATCCAGGGGCTTCAAAATTATATTGAGAATggtaaacaaacactgaaaaggtCCTTATGGTTTATTTAATAAGAGTTCTATtttaaagtggatatcttcacAAAAACATGTCCGACGTGCCGTTAAACAAAGCTTTACTCAGCTGAAAGCCTGAGTCACTGCTTGTTAAAGTCTCTCCTCTCGCTTTCtcttgtcctctctctctcacacacacacccacacatgcacacacgccaCAATTGTGCATTGCTATGATATCTTCGCCCACAGTTGCTAAGCAACTATCTCCCACTTAAATAGCATTAGACACAGCAGAAGCGCAAGCTTTCAGGATAGGAATTAAAtccaacatattttaaaaaatggtaaaCTACACAAGTGATTCATTAATCTCAGTTTCATGATGCTGTAGTAAGAGTATTAAAGGCgtagttcagatttttttgaagtggggttgtatgaggtagttATCCATTGTCAttgtattacctgcagtagatttgggtcgGCACTCCCTGcccccagtttggagaagcaggcaGGAGTACTGGCACGGAAACTAagcaatgtactgctgtggacgggGCCAgcaggaaaatgtgttttagccacctaaaaaaGGCCCACCTAAAAgaatcaatatcagtttaagtgtacgctatatttagaatattttaagTGCTTTACCTTCCCAtcagacagccctttcctttggcactacattttctcaactgtagAATTTCCGTATTCCTACGCATGCTGCGCACTGTGCAGCAGCACTTTCTCACCCAACAGCTGTTCTGCttttttaggtggctaaaatatTGCTGCTGGCcccgtccacagcagtacacTACTTAGCTTCCGTGCCGGTACtgctgtctgcttctccaaactgggtGGTGGGGTATcgacccaaatctactgcaggtaatacactgactacgGATAACTACTTCACACAACCCTACTTCAAAAAATCAgaactatccctttaataaAGTAGTCAAggtaacatttaacattttaatttccccGCCTACAAACGGCCTTAATGatgatctgtgtgtttgtgttagcaCATACAATGTGTTGGTTCTCTTATTTGCTTTCTACCTCAGTTCCAAAATCGATGGTGAAGATGGGGGAGGACTGGGAGGGCCTATTGGCGctgtgatggtggtgatgatgtgCCCACTGTTCCTGCTTCCTTCTGAACAGATCCTCGTAGCCCAGAGGAACACGTCCGTAGTCCTGACAAGAGAGAGTTGGAAAAGACAGGTGCAGGAGAAAGCAGAAAACAtgcagaagagaagagagagcagatatttatatttatataataataatgtatttgaaCAATTCATTAACGGTTTAGTTACAACATTGCAAAAGACTGAAGCCATGACAACCGATAAGTATAATTCAGAGTTTTCAGTTGTATCTCAAAGGTGGACCCAGATTTATATTCAATCTTTCTCCTCAGTTTCCCAATTTTAGGAGCTCTGACTGTATTTCATGTTTTGGTCTTAGTCTAGACATTAGGGCATCTTTTCTGAAGATGTGGGGATGGAAAAAACAACtgtacaatataatgtaatgccATACAACAACCCTCACACTTcagatttaaaatgttcagtttttgttaagACTGTGTTAAAGGGGGTGGTCACAATACCACACAATATAATATATGCCACCATATACTGTTCATGCAGGTAGTGGACAATTGTGCTACATTGCATTGTAATGCAtgaatatatgatatataatgaATATAAATTGCGCTTTCCTACATGACTGAGAGATCTTTTTATTAGGTGCTCGCTAACAGTAGTGCATGACAAATGAATGTTGCGAGGGTTCAAACCTCACTGcagaacatttttaattcataaagaatattttgtcatttgttgtgtGGCAAGAATCTTTTCAACATTGCCCAAAGTTGTATTTAGTATCCACCCCTTTATGTGCAAGTGAAGAACAATTGTTTTTataagacacacaaaaacatactttggcaatatattatttttgtcatcacTGAGTCATTATTAGTATTttccaattcaattcaaataattttttcccagattttaaatacataatacTGTTTCCTTTATTACAAATATCTATCACAGGTAATATGGTTACTTACGGCATTGTTGGTAAAATATGGCTGTGAATTAAAGTAGCCATAGAGGTAATGCTGTAAAATGATGTCAGATGGAGAGAAGCAAGTGGGGGAGGCAGAGACATATTTGGGTGAGAGGTGGGAGGACTACAGAGGAGGCTGAAGCTACATACTGCAGCTCTTTGGCTGGCAAGGAAGGTAGAGGTGAGATGAGACTGTATGTGGGAGTAAAAAGAGAAATCCAAGGAAAAGAAATTGCGGAAAAGAATGTAGCATGAGTCTGTTCAGTGTTAGATGAACCAACATCAATTAATACAGACGGTTTCActggatgtactgtatgttacacAAGACATGTTCCATGACAACAAGaatagaaacacagaaaactaaTTAGTTTAATACTACCCTCAGCAGAGagcattatttttaattattgcaTGGCTCAGAGTGGATTATCTCTCTAACAGGACACCCActtatcaataattaaaatgtttgttttttagggaattgtactttttaaataGATTCTATATTGGCACTGCTACTGTCAATGTTGGATTAAACGTCACTCAACCAAGCGGAGGAAGCTAGAGCCTAGTAACAGCCAGTTTTAAACATATATGTGTCTTAAACTGAAACGATGATGCAGCAGCTACGTCAGATGTGTGTTGTTATCGGTAAGTGAGAATTGTCTATGGCTGCAGTGTAAGACGTGTTATTTCACCTACCCTGTGTAGCCCTGCACGGTGTTCAGCTCCAGAGCAGTAGTTGCTGTCTAGAGAGTTGAATCTCTCCCTGAGTGGAGGCTGGTAGACAGAGGAATGCAGCACCTCTGGAGGCAGTGAGTTACTCCTGGCATCCTCTCTGTGGTACAGCTGTAATGATGATAGTCGATATAATCAATAAAGCTACAGACTGATCAAATTACATGGTAGCATGATAATAAACAGAAGGCTCACCTGAGGCCTCCATACTCTCCTGCTGTCATAGAGGGGAGCATAAACACCATGGGCAGGGGCCAGAGGACCATACTGAGGCTGACCCGGGTGGGGGTGGAAGGCAGGAGGTCCCATTCGATCTCTAGGCGGGTGAGGCGGGTATcccgaggaagaggaggaaggcgGGTGTGGCGTCTGAGGGTCACTGGGGTAGGAAGATTGTGGAGGGCCAATGGAAGGTGGCAGAGAGGATTCCGGGACATTTGAGGATCTGAGGAACCGAGCCATGCAGGGTTTGTGAGAGGGATGGAGAGTCGATGGGTAGTAGGAACCtgctggagaggaggaagagaagagaacatTTATTTGTACTTTCTGAAGAAAACAATGggttatttttattaaaacttttaTTCAAAGTAAAGACTCACAGGTTGGTTGATAGTGGTCCGTGTCATATGCAGAATGGGGCTCCTGATAGTACAGTTCTGACGCCTGAGAAGGATGTGGTGCGCGCAACAGGAACTGACCATGTTTGGGCATAGGACCGCCAACATCACCCCGTCCAACTGTGGTCAAAGGAGACGACGCTGAGGAGTGGCTGACTGGAGTCCTGGGAGGAGAGATGGGCTTCCTAATGGACAGAATGACAACATAAAGAGCAataatgaacaaatgaacacCCCATCAGGCTGACTTTGAGACACTTGAAATCAGACCTTACACATAGCACATGAACGCAACACATATTGGTGAATCAACAGACTTCCTCTCATCAAAATCATATGcaaaaatccattaaaatgtGAGTAAATCCACACATCAGAGGACTTGTAAATGCGGATTAGATGTAACAtattcaaatgtaaacacagagaaaatacttgttttgatacacaaaaaatattcatgtgaAATTTACTAACCTTgtatgcaaaaatacatttatatattgtctgtgtatttacatttgCCATTTTTTATTAGGACAAATCTGAGTTCAACAACAGAGGATGTACCTGCACGTGCATCAGTGAATAAGTGGAGATATAATCTTACTGTTCGGTTGACCCCGACGTGGTTCTGTTGGAGCCACTTAGCCCGTTGGACCCGTTAGCCCCGGATCCATTTGGCACTGCTCTCTTCATTTCCTCCATCATGTCAGCTCCTCTGGAGATAAGCTGAGGATGAGTCAGGCCCGGAATTCCCTCTGTAAGCGTCCCTGTATTATCTCCGGTACCTTTGAGGCCCTGCCCCACTCCTGCAGACACATCTGTGTGGATGCTGCCCTCCATGGTAAAGGTTTTACCCATGACCCCAGGTGCTAAAGGGAATGCACGGCCAACACTGCTGCTCTTCTTGTTCCTCAGTCTAAATCTGTAAAGAGAGGGATTAACAATTGGAGAATTAAGTGCAATGGGGAaggtttatgtttatgtataatTGCATtgaatacagtgtgtgtgcatacacatgTGTAGCCTTATTATTGCAATAATATTATCACAGAGGACCTCTCATAAATCCTCTTGTGAATAGATATATGATtagataaataacatttaattaaaaagggGGGTTGGGAGAGGCTGTGTAGACACAAatgaaagcagaggagagataTTTTTCTTACGGGGTGGACTAAGCGCATCTTAGGCCACAGACCCTTAATGTAATGTAGCTAATTGTCTAATTTCATCAAACTTACAACCCTTGTCATATACTGATATGTCAATTAATAGTCCCAC from Thunnus maccoyii chromosome 19, fThuMac1.1, whole genome shotgun sequence includes these protein-coding regions:
- the rc3h2 gene encoding roquin-2 isoform X1, translated to MPVQAAQWTEFLSCPICYNEFDSSGHQPISLGCSHTVCKTCLHKLHRKACPFDQTPISTDIDLLPVNCALLQLVGAQVPDVQPVSLSSVAEVEHYEVCKVCVEELALYLKPISGAKGVATLSPSVLSRPMQRKLVTLVNCQLVEEEGRVRAVRAGRSLGERTVTELILQHQNPQQLSANLWAAVRARGCQFLGPAMQEDALKLVLLALEDGSALSRKVLVLFVVQKLEARFPQASKTSIGHVVQLLYRASCFKVTKRDEDSSLMQLKEEFRTYEALRREHDAQIVHIAMEAGLRISPEQWSSLLYGDLVHKSHMQSIIDKLQSPESFAKSVQELTIVLQRTGDPANLTSLRPHLELLANIDHNPDDPAPSWEELESVMLAVKLVVHGLVEFIQNFSKKSHDTPQPQANSKYKTSMCRDLRQQGGCPRGTNCTFAHTQDELEKFRLRNKKSSSVGRAFPLAPGVMGKTFTMEGSIHTDVSAGVGQGLKGTGDNTGTLTEGIPGLTHPQLISRGADMMEEMKRAVPNGSGANGSNGLSGSNRTTSGSTEQKPISPPRTPVSHSSASSPLTTVGRGDVGGPMPKHGQFLLRAPHPSQASELYYQEPHSAYDTDHYQPTSGSYYPSTLHPSHKPCMARFLRSSNVPESSLPPSIGPPQSSYPSDPQTPHPPSSSSSGYPPHPPRDRMGPPAFHPHPGQPQYGPLAPAHGVYAPLYDSRRVWRPQLYHREDARSNSLPPEVLHSSVYQPPLRERFNSLDSNYCSGAEHRAGLHRDYGRVPLGYEDLFRRKQEQWAHHHHHHSANRPSQSSPIFTIDFGTEHVESGGGQCVGCRYRGEESLAHYSPWSCGTIGPCLSPFEPETLTHTAPHSCSEHSELNNNGGGGGGVSSGGAGKRWVHSLDHYRRLKDEDPIIPFSEGPIISKWGAISRASRTGYHTTDPVQATACQGSASTTPINFKDFGMTCLRRSNYNPHLDHSDYRWSSRGSDSSSHSSFLESEQLCASELHGRRTSLSSGEKIVSDLQTHQTAYNHDRERVCNQVESEPDPDRDIELELCALDLEDSDHQEIKSQDSLDLATPQSQDASHLLPPPCSSPLLSSPVEEHPQAEGPSTEKMDTHLLKKMAFRKSLSPGGLVSGGLGVGKLVLRTGPPRLGDSSTRVCPETPGTEMLLNGS
- the rc3h2 gene encoding roquin-2 isoform X2 translates to MPVQAAQWTEFLSCPICYNEFDSSGHQPISLGCSHTVCKTCLHKLHRKACPFDQTPISTDIDLLPVNCALLQLVGAQVPDVQPVSLSSVAEVEHYEVCKVCVEELALYLKPISGAKGVATLSPSVLSRPMQRKLVTLVNCQLVEEEGRVRAVRAGRSLGERTVTELILQHQNPQQLSANLWAAVRARGCQFLGPAMQEDALKLVLLALEDGSALSRKVLVLFVVQKLEARFPQASKTSIGHVVQLLYRASCFKVTKRDEDSSLMQLKEEFRTYEALRREHDAQIVHIAMEAGLRISPEQWSSLLYGDLVHKSHMQSIIDKLQSPESFAKSVQELTIVLQRTGDPANLTSLRPHLELLANIDHNPDDPAPSWEELESVMLAVKLVVHGLVEFIQNFSKKSHDTPQPQANSKYKTSMCRDLRQQGGCPRGTNCTFAHTQDELEKFRLRNKKSSSVGRAFPLAPGVMGKTFTMEGSIHTDVSAGVGQGLKGTGDNTGTLTEGIPGLTHPQLISRGADMMEEMKRAVPNGSGANGSNGLSGSNRTTSGSTEQKPISPPRTPVSHSSASSPLTTVGRGDVGGPMPKHGQFLLRAPHPSQASELYYQEPHSAYDTDHYQPTCSYYPSTLHPSHKPCMARFLRSSNVPESSLPPSIGPPQSSYPSDPQTPHPPSSSSSGYPPHPPRDRMGPPAFHPHPGQPQYGPLAPAHGVYAPLYDSRRVWRPQLYHREDARSNSLPPEVLHSSVYQPPLRERFNSLDSNYCSGAEHRAGLHRDYGRVPLGYEDLFRRKQEQWAHHHHHHSANRPSQSSPIFTIDFGTEHVESGGGQCVGCRYRGEESLAHYSPWSCGTIGPCLSPFEPETLTHTAPHSCSEHSELNNNGGGGGGVSSGGAGKRWVHSLDHYRRLKDEDPIIPFSEGPIISKWGAISRASRTGYHTTDPVQATACQGSASTTPINFKDFGMTCLRRSNYNPHLDHSDYRWSSRGSDSSSHSSFLESEQLCASELHGRRTSLSSGEKIVSDLQTHQTAYNHDRERVCNQVESEPDPDRDIELELCALDLEDSDHQEIKSQDSLDLATPQSQDASHLLPPPCSSPLLSSPVEEHPQAEGPSTEKMDTHLLKKMAFRKSLSPGGLVSGGLGVGKLVLRTGPPRLGDSSTRVCPETPGTEMLLNGS
- the rc3h2 gene encoding roquin-2 isoform X3 gives rise to the protein MPVQAAQWTEFLSCPICYNEFDSSGHQPISLGCSHTVCKTCLHKLHRKACPFDQTPISTDIDLLPVNCALLQLVGAQVPDVQPVSLSSVAEVEHYEVCKVCVEELALYLKPISGAKGVATLSPSVLSRPMQRKLVTLVNCQLVEEEGRVRAVRAGRSLGERTVTELILQHQNPQQLSANLWAAVRARGCQFLGPAMQEDALKLVLLALEDGSALSRKVLVLFVVQKLEARFPQASKTSIGHVVQLLYRASCFKVTKRDEDSSLMQLKEEFRTYEALRREHDAQIVHIAMEAGLRISPEQWSSLLYGDLVHKSHMQSIIDKLQSPESFAKSVQELTIVLQRTGDPANLTSLRPHLELLANIDHNPDDPAPSWEELESVMLAVKLVVHGLVEFIQNFSKKSHDTPQPQANSKYKTSMCRDLRQQGGCPRGTNCTFAHTQDELEKFRLRNKKSSSVGRAFPLAPGVMGKTFTMEGSIHTDVSAGVGQGLKGTGDNTGTLTEGIPGLTHPQLISRGADMMEEMKRAVPNGSGANGSNGLSGSNRTTSGSTEQKPISPPRTPVSHSSASSPLTTVGRGDVGGPMPKHGQFLLRAPHPSQASELYYQEPHSAYDTDHYQPTSGSYYPSTLHPSHKPCMARFLRSSNVPESSLPPSIGPPQSSYPSDPQTPHPPSSSSSGYPPHPPRDRMGPPAFHPHPGQPQYGPLAPAHGVYAPLYDSRRVWRPQLYHREDARSNSLPPEVLHSSVYQPPLRERFNSLDSNYCSGAEHRAGLHRDYGRVPLGYEDLFRRKQEQWAHHHHHHSANRPSQSSPIFTIDFGTEHVESGGGQCVGCRYRGEESLAHYSPWSCGTIGPCLSPFEPETLTHTAPHSCSEHSELNNNGGGGGGVSSGGAGKRWVHSLDHYRRLKDEDPIIPFSEGPIISKWGAISRASRTGYHTTDPVQATACQGSASTTPINFKDYNPHLDHSDYRWSSRGSDSSSHSSFLESEQLCASELHGRRTSLSSGEKIVSDLQTHQTAYNHDRERVCNQVESEPDPDRDIELELCALDLEDSDHQEIKSQDSLDLATPQSQDASHLLPPPCSSPLLSSPVEEHPQAEGPSTEKMDTHLLKKMAFRKSLSPGGLVSGGLGVGKLVLRTGPPRLGDSSTRVCPETPGTEMLLNGS